Part of the Panicum virgatum strain AP13 chromosome 4N, P.virgatum_v5, whole genome shotgun sequence genome is shown below.
TCTTCCTTTAAACGTTTATGTCAGCTATTTTGCATATGCACATTTTGTAATCAAACTAATACTTGTTGGATGTCTATGTTCAGTGTTCAGTCTGGTGGAAACCATTCACCTGCTACAACTTCAGATGGCCAGATCACACATCAAAATGTTAAGCCAAACTCCCACTCTGACACACTTCAAGGGAAGAGGGATGATCAGGGTGCTATGCAGAAGCATGCAAAGCCATATTTGAAGAACTCTCGGAACGAGCAGCACTTTCCAGGTTCTGACCCAGCCCATGTGCCAACCAATGTCAGGAATGCTGGTGGACCTGTTGGACCTGCTCGACGTCAAGTTGGCATTATTAATTCCACTAGGCAATCTGCTGGCCGCTTGGGCTCTCAGATGCATGCACCGGGCAGTTTTTATGCTAATAATCAGAGGGGGAATTTTTCCTCAGTTGGGACATCTGGGCGGCACCCAGCTTTTATGTCTAGAAACATTCAACAAAACCAGAGACCTGACACCATGTTCCGTGGAAGGCCTACTGGTAGATCTTTTGTTGCCCAAAACTTCAACAGGTATCACCAGGGTCCTACTAGTAACCAAAAAGGTAAAATTCTTAATTGATGGTTATGCTGTAATTTGGTCAGCAATTGTAAGGATTTTGTGAAAACAAAACTTGGATTAGTGATGTGCTTTATCTTTTATGTTTGAAAACAAACGTAGTACATATTTTTTACATACAATAATTTCTTTAGCTGGTTTTAATCAGTTTTATTACTGGGTACTTTGTGCTCCAGTGAACTTCATATTTTGCagttttttttgtatgtttcaTGTAAATATTTGGCTCTCATGTAAAAATTCATTGTAACTGTGTTTACTTTTTCGCTTTCGTGTGGAGATCTACTTGAATCATGGTTCTTACGGCGGTAAGGCGAGCTGTGGCGAGTCACCACCGCCCAgccgcctaggcgggctaaggcgacgCCTTAGCCCAAAACAAGCGgagcgccttgtcgcctaggcgacgccatgAGAACCATGACTTGAATGGGTTTTTAATTTAAGATACCCTTTCTGAAAATGTTCCATGTTTCCAGAAATTTGCCAAATTGAACAGTTAGACCTTGCCACTTAATGTTTAGCTTCTTAAGTTTTCTCTAGCCATGTTGTATGTCAAATAATCTGATAAAATGATAAATTCTGTATCTGCAGCTGTTCAGCCTATTAAGGAGTGGAAGCCAAAATCGACAAAGAAGTCATCCACTACTGATGCGGATAACAGTGTAGCTGATGCTGTTTCTCCTTCAGCTAGCAATACTGAAAATGCTGATGCATCAGATGTAAATGGCTTGTCTGATAAATTTTCGCAATCTAACCTGCACGAGGTAGAGCATGTTATCATCCCAGAACATCTTCGTGTGCCGGAATATGAGCAGACAAAGTTAAGGTTTGGCAGTTTTACATCTGGTTTTGATTCAGAACAAGTACCGACCTCAACCTCTCCAGACTCTGAACAACCAGAACAGTTAGGTGAACCTTTTCCAATTTTTTATCAGTTATTATGCCAGAACTAAACAATATTGCTGCCTGAAGCTGATCCCTTGGAAGTTCTTTATTTTAGAAGATACTAAGTTAGATTATGCAGTTCATGATAGATTTTCTAAATTTTAAGTACTTTATTATTATTCAATAAGATTCTTTAGTTTAACATCACATCTGTGGTTAAATATACAATTTGCTAACATCATCTATTCTTTTACTCGGTAAATGGTTTGGTCCTGCAGTTTTATTGATATAGCCATTTTGGTTTTTAGATTACATTTAAGTCTTTTTTGGTGATAATATTCGACAGATCCTACTGATATTTTCATTTGTTTTTCCCTTATTTTTAATAATAATTCAAGCATGCCATTTCTGAACGCTTTGCAAACGCACTTTGATGTGAGCTGTGTGTAATTTAGATAATATGGCATTCTCTGATAATCCTTTTGTTATATGTAGTGTACAAGAACCGGTTCAACAGGTTAGCGAAGATGATAGTTTGGGTGTTGGACATGATGATGTGGATGAGCAAGCCAGATCTTCACAGCACCTCTCCACATCAACGGCTGAGATTTCCTTACCACCATCCGAAGATAGTGACAGAATGAGTGGACAAGTAGAGAATGATGATGGTCTGGGCTTAGTTCAGAGCGACACTCCAATCGGTGCAGCAGATGGAGAAAGTACCCAAATCACCACAACTTTGACTGCTTTTTCAGTAAGTTAAATGAGGAAATTTGACCTTCACAATGCATATTTTGTCAATGCTTGACATGGTTGAAGCCTTTTTTTTCTGTTTGGCATTTTATTTGTTATTAGGTTATTTATTGGATAGAAAAGCCAATTTGTTTTTCAGAGAGTTTCTTGGTATCTTGAATGACATGTAGAACTGGCCATGCAGACATATAGTCATGAAGATCCTAATATGCAGTCAAATAATGAAGCACAGCTATATGGACTGGTGGAACCAGTACATCAGCAAATATTAGCTTCCTCTTCTCAGGTATTTGTGCTATTGAAACTCAGTTGCTCATTGGTCTCCCTGAAAATTCATACACTCTTTGCTTATTAAAAATGTTCTCTTTTCTGGATGTAGTTTACATTTTGATGCAACTTAAAATACTAATTCCTATTTTAATGTGTACAACTATTGATGTTATAATATTGTGAAGTACCTTTTGAAACAAATAGTACATTCAATTTGAATGATTCGAAATATATTTTGGTGGAGAAATATTACAGAGATTGACTTCTTATTCCAAATCAACAATTGTTTTTTAGTAGAGTGATTCGATGAAATGTGTTATTCCATTGCTTACAATTTCACTCTCATCAGGGGTATCCTTCAGAAAATCCGGAAGCAGATAATGCTGTGCAAGTGTTCAGGATGCCAGATTCTAATGTTCACTCACAAGTACTTCCTTCCACTTCTGAGGTACCATTGTTTTCACCATTCTTTCCTATAGTCCCTTTTTGTATTACTCGCTATCTTTATCTTTTTGACATTTTATGGGCGGATTATTTTTCACCTTGCAGTCTTGGTTTTAGTGTTCTATCTCAGGCTGAAAGATGACAAAGATGTTTGGACTGTTGCCACATTTTGTCCTTTTTTGTTTTCATAAAGTAAACTTGCGTTCATTGTTGATCTGAATAAAAACATAATATCACAGTTCAAGGAAAATAATAATTTTGCAATATCTCTGTAATATTAGGTCTGCAGATCTCAGGATTAAATTATGACGTGTGCTGACATTTGCAGGCACTAAATCCTCAGATGGTGAGCAACAGCCCTTTTGCAATCTCTTCACAGCAGCAACATATGTCTCAGCAACAAGCTGCAGCACAGATGTACCCTCAAATGCATGTGCAACATTTTCCAAATTTCATGCCATACCGACAACTATATTCTCCAGTTTATCCTGTGCCTATGCCAAACTACTCTCCAAATGTCCCTTATCCATCAAATGGGAATAATTATCTTCAGATGCCGGGTGGAGGTTCACATTTAACTGCAGGAGGCATGAAGTATGGAGTTACACAGTATAAACCAGTCCCAGCTGGTAACCCGTCTGGATATGGAAACTACACTCACCCAGCTGGTTTTACAATTGGTTCTCCTGGTGTTATTGGTGCTGCAGTTGGTGTTGATGATGTCAATAGGATGAAGTACAAGGACAACAACATTTATGCCTCGACTCCACAGGTACAATTCACAATTTTTTGGTATTGTTTTTGATGTTGCTATAGTTTTGTAGCGCATTAAGAGGACGGTAGCCTTTGTTATTGGGTTGTGTACTTTAGCTAGTACCACATCTGTTGCGTTGTAAATGTAAATCAGATGGAGAGGTGGCATTCCATCCCCACAGGAAACTAATCAAACTACTGATAATGATAATAGCTTAGGCTCAGTTTTCACTTTGGTGTATTTAAGGTGGGGCTTTCTGTGTTTCTTGTCGGTAACTTCCTTTTTACTAATTTGTGCATCTTCCATAGGTCGAGACATCTGACATCTGGATTCAGACAGCTAGAGAGATTCCAACTATGCAGGTTCCTCCGTACTACAACATATCAGGTCAAGCAACACCTGGTGCTTTTGTGCCAAATCCAGCGAATGCATCTTTCAATGCTACGGCCCAATCTTCTCATGCTCAGTTCCCAGGCATGTACCAtccccagcaacctccctctATTGTAAGTCCGCACCCCATGGTGCATCAACAGGTGCCGTCAGCGATTGGCCCCAATGTTGGTGTTGGGGTGGCTGCTCCTGGCCCCCAAGTTGGGGCTTACCAGCAACCACAGCTCGGTCACATGAATTGGAGACCCAGCTTTTGAAGGTTTCTTAATTATCTGTAATTAGGGGGGTCACAAGAGCCTTTATGTAACAAGAGTAGGCTCCTTTTAACAGGAAGCACCTTTGTTTTTAGTGCAGCTCTTTCTGATCTATTTTAAGCTATAACAAGGTTTTTGTTAGCTTTTCCTTCCCCCAGGTGAATTCAGTATCCCATCTGAACTGGTATGATGTAGATTTGAGTTAAACATTGGGCAAGTTCTCGCACGAGCACCAAGGttgatttcttttctttttgttctgccgtgTCCTAATCTTAATTATTTACACATTGTGTGGAGAATTTTAGTTGCGCAGTGAGCATTTTTGTGTGTTCTGCTATTAAGTGCAATGTGATAACCTGTTGGGCTTCTTTGTAGTTGAGGCCTTCCACGCCATGAATCATCAGGCAATGTAACTTGGTTGGCTCCTTCTGAAACTACGATTTACCATTTAATTGCTTGTGgcaatatttttaattattctTGAAACTGCTAGAGGACAAGTGAATATTATTCTTGCTGTGGTACCTGAAGATCTGTTATGTTAGTCTGTATAGTTGACTGTAACTACATTGATCAAGTTCCCCTGGGGGGTGTGTGGATGTGTTGAGGCCGAATTTTATGTACAAATTGGCATTATTCAACACTGTTCATTTGTTTGTTGTTTGATGCTTGGCGCATGCACAAAATGTTCATTATTCAACATTCGTTAAGTATACGAGAGATACATTCCTCAGTTTGTCAAGTTTTAGTTTTGCCAGTTTCCTATCGTACATGCAAACAACTGAACACTGTAGTCATGACTTGTTTGCTCTTCTGCTTGGGTTTTCTGATGGACCTTCGATTGTTCAAACCCCCCATCTAGAGTTGCGTGGTGCGCTAGGAAGTGGTCTATAATGTGTGTTAAGAGCATCTTCAGTAGATTACTTACATTGtctattatatatatttttttatcttcatcacaaataatatttttttatatttttggtaGTTACTGCTGTAGTAGACTACTCAATAGATAGGGTAGATGGAGAAATTTTCTACATTTGAGTAAGAGGAAGGCGTGTTTTAGTaatcaccaaaaatattttagcATGTAGAAATGGTAATCTACTGGAGTATTTCCATTATTAAAAGAatatcttttttatttgagaGAGATGAGTAATCTGTTAGAGATGCTCTTGTACTTTTAGTGCTACATTGttctacattttttttgaaaaaaaatgtctGGAATGATTTACAATCAAAGATTTTATAAACAACCTATTGTTGTGAAACTGTGTCAAACCGAACAATATTGGGCTACTTTCTGAATACCTGAATCATGTGCACTGTTAGTGGATGAAACAAGAGTGATAAGGTAAATAGGTAATCGATATGACCAAAGAAGGCTGTGCAATACGGGCAAAACAGTTTCTACAGCTGGTTTAGCTCGGGATGTCCATTATATGTTCCAGCTTGAACCTTTGGTTATGCTGTGTGGAAAAGGTCAAGCTAGTTAGGGCAAGTATGCCACGTAGGATGAGTTAACAAACAACCTCTGCAATAAGTCCTCTTTTTTGCCtcataaaaaatattatatCCTTAGTTTGTGgatgaaaaaataaatattgtaCTCTAATCTCTTTTTTTATCTCATAATAAATATTATATCCCTTAGTTTGTGGATGAACAAATAAATATTGTACTCATAATGCTTGGAGGATAAATGATACTAAATTTTAGGTCATGAGACCTTTTGCCAAACACCCACTTCTTTCTCTCACCTTCCCCTCTTGTATCATACTATCATCCAAAATTTTACGTGAAACAGATAATCTATAAGGCGATTTATATGTAGCTATGTACTATTAAGTAATCTGTCCAATTAAAGAAGTTAAGCAATCTGACAATTTCTTATATACTAGTTTTATTTATGATTTGTTACTTGTTAGTATTGGGGCACAACTTTTTTATGGGAATATTTCGTACCCCATCCTTCATGGGGCAGACTAGGGCGTGTGTATGGGAGGGATCCAAACGTCCTCTTCATGGATGTTTAGAATATGATCATAGAAAGTATGACCTGCGAGTGAATCAGCCTTTCCTTTCTAGATGAGAAACTGAAGTTTTGATGGGAAGTAGAGATAGTTTTATCGTAAATTCTGATGTGGCTGATCCAATTCTCTATTTGCATGATCAAATTAATAATCTAAGTCACTCGCTTCCATAATTCGTCTTATTATTtcttaaaatataaaaatatcttATAAAGAGCCAAGTGAGTATCCAACAGAGCATTGCAGTCATCATTtttatttatcttttttgtttagGTTTTTGTCGGTCCTTTGAATCCCTACATGTTGGATTGTGAGTAAACAAGTAATAATGTACTACATAACCATTCCAATGGGTTCACGTTTATGCTTGTTGCATGTAGTTCTATGCCTTTTGGAGCAATATCATCCATTTATATTTTACACTATCGATGCTCTGAAAGTCGGATGCATCAAGTTCTTTAAATGTGTGTAAAGTTTAAGTTCATAACAAATATAAATAGAGATGGTAGACTTAATATGCATGCAACGCAAATCGCATGGATCTTTTTGCCATGTGATGATAACTCAATAGATGGTGGAAATCAACACACGGATCTTTGAAAAGGAGCGTGCGAAATCGTTTGTGAATTGAAGGATGCTATCATCACTTCATCTGGTAGAGCATTCTCaagatttatttaaaaaaaaaagagcatgcTCATGCCCGCCAGCGCTTGACTGGCAGAGCATGCTCATGCCTGCCAGCACTTGACTGTTAACAACCGGTACAAATTCTAACTTTCCATTTAATTTTCTTACAAATTAGAGCTAGTTATAACTTGTAAGAAATATGCGAATTTCTTGTTTAGTTTTGTATTATAATTTATTATTGGGTAGGTTTGGaagaatttcttttttttgaggaTTTGCCTAGGAATAGCATGTACCCCGACAACCGGCGTACGCACATCGACTACGACTAGGGTTCACCAAATCGGTGGGAACTAGtccagtttgaccggttaccggtcaaaccggtccggcccggttccggtttggaacggtaccaaaccggcccaaattcaaaatttaaattttaaaaaaaaaattcttaaaaaattcctaaaaatactttaaggtgcgacgaatctaatggtgtcaaattttctcaaaaattcgttcatttagtatagtttgcgaggatttgaagttaaacaaaaaaacgtgcatacaaaagtatacaaatacaatgtaaaagtagtacaaaaaggattggagggttcatttagactaaaatatgttatacaaacattcatttagtatactttgcgagcatttgaatttaaaccaaaaaagaaaaaaattgaatttggccggttaccagtcaaaccgatcggtaaaccgatcaaaccgaccggtttaccggcacGAACCGTTTGCACAGAagattttaaattcaaatttgacttggaCCGGTTTCTGGCCAAACCgatccggtataccggtaccggactccgccggtttggccggacggTCGGTAAACTCTGACATCGACCCAGCCCGTGGACCGTCTCGGGTCCAAGACCACCAACGGGTCGCCCCAGCACGAGTCATCGACGCCTCGCGCCCCCGAGGCCCCGAACTCCcccgagcagcggcggcgcaacctcctcctccgccatggGAACGCGGGAGGTGTACGAGGAGAAGCTCCGCAGCGGCGCGCACCTCCACCGCGACCCCACCATCAACCCCGGCCTCGGCTCGCCCCGCTGCCCGCGGTGCCTCTCGCTCCTCAACCCCACCGCCGTGCGTCTCTCCGCCTCCCCGATTCCTCCCCGCCCTTCCTTCCTTCGTGGTGTTCCATCTGACCCCGTTCTTCTGTTCCGCGGCGCAGGGAGAGGGGGACTGGGCCATCACCTCCGTCCTGCACGACGCCACCGCCGTGGTAACCACGGGATCCCTCCCTCGCTCTCTCGATGCTGCTGATTAGATCCGCGTGGCCTTGGGTGTTACAGCTTGGGGGGTAAACCGTTGCTAGCTTATGCAATTTTGCTTGTCCTGTTTGTGCTGTTATTGTAGGCTGGTTCTGGCGCCGGCGCATTGCTCAGCGCTGTGCACGGGTTTAACACAGGTATCCGCCAGTCCCTTGTTAGATTCTGGGGTTGAATCAGTAGGCAGCCCGGTGCCCAGAAATTGAGAAATTTTTGTTGCTTCCTTTGGAACAGGGATCCCTTTTGTCCAGAAGCATGTGAAGGGACCGAAGTGGCTCCAGTTGCTTGTTGGGGTAAGTCTTCGTATTTATCTACTGATATGATGTACATGTATGAGTAATCATGTTCtattgttatttatatttgGTAGCCTTCTTCTGCTCCTTGGGAAGATTGCTCTATTAGTCTGGTTCGACATCTTACATCTTACTACAAGCACAATTTTATTACATTGAAATAGGTAACGGGAAGTTATCTTCTGTTAGGTAACATGATCttaggtaaaaaaaaattatcaccGAAAAAATTCTACCTATTTCGTGATTCTGTGGAATCAGCTTTAACAAGGATAGGCAAATAAAGAACACCTTCAATATGCCCTGGCTTTTAAAAATGTGAAtatgtgttttttttattttacagaAAGCATATAAGGTTTGAGGCGATGAGTGTTTGATCAATCACACTCGGTTTtgaggacaaaaccgaatgcataactatatccATGCCAGGATCCTTAAAACTGGGTGTGACATGATCCAAAGAAAAGTAGAAAACTAATATTATGTTGCTAGACACACATAGACATCAAGCTCAACTGaactccaaagtccaaactgAGATGTATGCTACTACATTTAGAGATATGAATATGGCATTGTGGATTATTGAAAAACAGTATTgccgaaaggaaaagaaatagtcCAAGTGAGATCTTTGATTACCTACACAGTTTCGTCGATTGAAACATTAGGTAGCCAACCTTCTTAACATAAATTCCAGTTTGGCTATAGGATTAGTGATATTGTGGCATGTAATCATGTACTTGCATCTTGTTTTGGGCATTTGCTGTCCTATGTTTTGATCATGTACTTGCATCTTGTTTTGGGCATTTTCTGTCCTTTACATAAATTCCAGTTTTTGCATTTGTTTAATTATAGACTCTGTGATTTGCTTGGCTATAGAAGTCTGGGAAAGAATGCATTTTTACGCTTTATTCACTTTGGAAGTTCCTACTTTTCTGCAGGTGCCACCACTGCTGCTGTTCTCAGGTGCCAGTGCTGTATTTGGTGGTAAGTCTCCAATTTATATTTATATCTGGAAAATATTCTAAGCACTAAGGTTTCTTATTTGATTATTAAACAAATGCTTCATATGTATAGACTGGAGCTCTATGCacgaaaatatgaaaaaaaatggaTGTGTTCTGGCTACAGGGGTATAGAAACAGAAATTATATATGCAATAGAATGGAATTATGTCTCAAGGGTTGGATTAGACATGGTCAATTTGTTCATGTCCAAACATGAATTGAGCCTCTCCATCTTCTCGTTTTCTATACGCTTTATAATAAATAATACAAAGTTAGTAGTTCTTTCCAGATCCCTCGACTCCGAATTTTGTGTCTAAAAGTATTTCTGTTTAACCACGACTGAATGTTGAACAATACTGACTTGTAAATGTCATAGtttgttgttatatgagaaaaGTCTTTAAGTTTTCGAGTCCAAGCAAAGCTAGTTACAAGATAGCTTATTCCTAGTTGTTCAGTCTGAAATACTGTGAAGTTCCTTCTAAAGTTATTTCAAATCTGGGCCTTCGTGAATTGTTCTATTTAGCGTTTTCATATTCTTGGTTGTCCAATAGAACATGATTCGCTATTCTGAAAGTATAGCCACAATGTCAGGTGCGATGCCAACATTTGCTAGCATGTGAAGCACAACTAGATTAGCTACCTTGAAAAAATGGGAGCGTGGAAATTACTAATTTTTATAGTTGATTCAGATTTTATAGAGCTAATAATCAAAGTATGGATATATATTATGTTAGCTAGTCTGATGACCTCGGATGGAACTGGAACTGTCCCAGGCTGCATTCCCTTCAATGTCTTGTACTCCTATGGCAAACACATCAGACATGCCAAATCCAACTAGCAAATCCTGGCTTCATATCCTCTTTTCTTTAGTTAATACTAACACATTGCTTACATGTGGTTTGACAAAATTATTCACTTAGTAGACCTCTCCTTTTTCTCCTTCATTCACACTTTTAACTTTGACTTCTAACTTGGAAAATGTCGCTACTGCCTAGTACCTATATCTAATGATCTGTTGTTGCAGCATATGCACTTCCAAGGTTTGCTCAGCTCACTGTGACGTCTTACTACGCGGCATCAAGCGGCTCTCACTATGCAGTTTCACAGATCACCCGGCAAATCGAAAGCACCCATTTTTCAGAATCTGAAGAGAAATCTAGATGAATTCTTGGCCGTCAACCTGCTCTATTGGTGCCATGTACATGGTATATAAGTAGTTACGGACGATTACTGCTGCCACTGTAAGTCAAATTATGTTGGTCGAATTGTCTTGGGGGTGACATTGTGTTAGAATATAACTTTATATGCAGAGAAGTGAGGCGAACTAGTAAGAACACGCAGTGAATTGTAAGGGGTACATTATTTGCAGTCATGAACATGACCTGTGCGTGACTGAAACCATGAGGCATTCATGAATGAACACCATCAATCTATGGATACCGCTAATGAGTACAGTGCGCATGATCGCAAATGGCTAGTTAAACGGTGGCTGATCGACAATTTCAATTTGGGTAACAAAAGCAGACAAAACCCTAATTTCTTGATCAAACAAGTGGACTTCCCGGGCGATGGAGTTGGAAGAAGTTACGGCGGCGGGAACAAGTCGACTTCCCGGGCGATCGAGTTGGCAGAAGCTACGGCGGCGGGATCCCGACGTGGTaccactccgccgccgcctcctccctctcccgccTCTTCTCGCGCAGGTACAACTTCCGCCACCGCATGAACTCCTTGGtccgccgcgcggcgccgcctgacccggcggcgccggggaccaccgcgcgacgccgcctcggccgcggcgcgcgcggggctgGCACCGGGCGCCGCCTCCTGTTTCTGATCGCGAGGATCACCGGATCAGGCGGCGCCGTAGTCGTCGCCCCTCCCGTACTACCATCTCCTTCGACGATGGCGACATCGTCGCTGGCGTCGTCCCACGAggccgcgtcgtcgccgccgtccatcTGCCCCGATCCGGCGGCTGTAGGGCCTACAGGGTCACGCTCGCACGCGTGTCACGTTTTATGGAGCCCCCCGTGCGCGCGCGTAGCGGTGGGTTCGTTCCCGAATCCCGATCGATCAGGGCGGTTGACTGGGTTCGGAGTCGaaccggcgccgcccgccggcttcCTCGGCCGTTCCGTTTTGTAGTACTGAATTCGTCATCGCACTGAATTCCTCGACCAACCGCTCGGCGTGCGTGCGTGGGTACGACGCAACCGCGTCTTGTTCTCCGTATCGTATATACGTATACATACGGCGGCGTAGGTTAAGGCCCATCATCAAGATGCCGGCTGGGCGGGGAAGACGGATCAGGCGCACGTGCGAGAGGGTACATCTTCAACTCCTCCCATCTATGAGCCCATTACGCTGCAGCAGCACTTGGTTGTCCCATCTATCGGACGATCGGAGCAATTGATGCATCTCGCCGTCTCCGACGACACCGCGTACGTACGTCGAAAGGGAGTAATGGGGATAATGGTGTCAGTGGGATCACAGAAAGACGAGCTAGCGGCACACTACAGTCACCGGCACACGTACGTGTATCGACGGGCACGTGCAAAGTATGTAGCTAGCTGGTTGATACGCACGTATCACGTATGTACGTGCGCCAAAGTATAAGTAAACCAGCAACGAACGATGATGGTCTAAAATATGCTCCGGTAAATGCTGCTCATCTGTGTCTGGATCGGCGTGCATGGATCGACCGATCGACGGCGTACGACATGGACCTCTAGCTGACCCCCGGCGTGCAGGGCGTACGTGTACGCGCGGGCAGCACGTGGGTGCACGCGCTACGCGAGAGGGCGGTGCAGGGGGGCGAGGAGTACACGTACGCATGGATCCTGTCCTGTACCTGTGGGTGCCAAGGATAGACGATATATGTCGGTACGCGCATGGCATGTGGGTCTGGATGTACGCGTAGGCGGCCCAACTcctagccggccggccgggccctCGTCCTTG
Proteins encoded:
- the LOC120669077 gene encoding uncharacterized protein LOC120669077, coding for MAGGGGGGARGGSDRAGAARSPTTTTAIQSTIQSIKEVVGGHSDADILDTLRESNMDPNETAQKLLNQDPFHEVKRKRDKKKESSGQKSFADSTVQVEQNPQWMKPHTQRIENERRAPNQGQMSGPNREFRVVRDNRLQHGAVENRPEPGNKGLPNVQTSDKSVQSGGNHSPATTSDGQITHQNVKPNSHSDTLQGKRDDQGAMQKHAKPYLKNSRNEQHFPGSDPAHVPTNVRNAGGPVGPARRQVGIINSTRQSAGRLGSQMHAPGSFYANNQRGNFSSVGTSGRHPAFMSRNIQQNQRPDTMFRGRPTGRSFVAQNFNRYHQGPTSNQKAVQPIKEWKPKSTKKSSTTDADNSVADAVSPSASNTENADASDVNGLSDKFSQSNLHEVEHVIIPEHLRVPEYEQTKLRFGSFTSGFDSEQVPTSTSPDSEQPEHVQEPVQQVSEDDSLGVGHDDVDEQARSSQHLSTSTAEISLPPSEDSDRMSGQVENDDGLGLVQSDTPIGAADGESTQITTTLTAFSTYSHEDPNMQSNNEAQLYGLVEPVHQQILASSSQGYPSENPEADNAVQVFRMPDSNVHSQVLPSTSEALNPQMVSNSPFAISSQQQHMSQQQAAAQMYPQMHVQHFPNFMPYRQLYSPVYPVPMPNYSPNVPYPSNGNNYLQMPGGGSHLTAGGMKYGVTQYKPVPAGNPSGYGNYTHPAGFTIGSPGVIGAAVGVDDVNRMKYKDNNIYASTPQVETSDIWIQTAREIPTMQVPPYYNISGQATPGAFVPNPANASFNATAQSSHAQFPGMYHPQQPPSIVSPHPMVHQQVPSAIGPNVGVGVAAPGPQVGAYQQPQLGHMNWRPSFPSPWTVSGPRPPTGRPSTSHRRLAPPRPRTPPSSGGATSSSAMGTREVYEEKLRSGAHLHRDPTINPGLGSPRCPRCLSLLNPTAGEGDWAITSVLHDATAVAGSGAGALLSAVHGFNTGIPFVQKHVKGPKWLQLLVGVPPLLLFSGASAVFGAYALPRFAQLTVTSYYAASSGSHYAVSQITRQIESTHFSESEEKSR